A region of Lycium barbarum isolate Lr01 chromosome 1, ASM1917538v2, whole genome shotgun sequence DNA encodes the following proteins:
- the LOC132630955 gene encoding nudix hydrolase 11-like isoform X1: MASNIFHRSENLLKLAERLRLYNPNNNNHPSFSSSNFFNIHSQNQSPTIQECNVNEVVKKEQELKPELGTDPINSSSSNSRRARAAVLVCLFEDQQGHLRVILTKRASTVSTYSGEVSLPGGKVEEGDANDTETALREAEEEIGLDRSLVDVVTVLESFTAKKGIIVIPVVGILCDRNAFNPLINTAEVAAIFDAPLEMFLKDENRREQKVEYMGDQYVLHFFDHETEKEKYIIWALTAGILIKAASVVYQRLPDFHERRPRFWNRSRQ, translated from the exons ATGGCAAGTAACATATTTCATAGATCAGAAAACCTTTTAAAATTAGCTGAAAGACTTCGTCTTTATAATCCTAATAATAATAACCACCCTTCATTTAGCTCCTCCAACTTTTTCAATATCCACAGTCAAAATCAAAGTCCAACAATTCAAGAATGTAATGTGAATGAGGTTGTTAAAAAAGAACAAGAATTGAAACCAGAACTTGGGACAGACCCTataaatagtagtagtagtaattcAAGAAGAGCCAGGGCTGCAGTTTTGGTATgtttatttgaggatcaacaaggCCATCTTCGTGTAATCCTCACTAAAAGAGCTTCTACAGTCTCTACATATTCTG GTGAAGTTTCTTTGCCTGGTGGGAAAGTAGAAGAAGGTGATGCCAATGACACGGAGACAGCATTGAGGGAGGCTGAGGAGGAGATCGGATTAGATCGTTCACTTGTAGATGTTGTCACTGTTCTTGAATCCTTTACTGCCAAG AAGGGAATTATAGTGATTCCGGTAGTGGGTATACTTTGTGACCGGAATGCATTCAACCCGTTAATAAACACTGCAGAAGTGGCAGCAATATTTGATGCACCTTTAGAGATGTTTCTTAAG GATGAAAATCGAAGAGAACAAAAGGTTGAATATATGGGAGATCAATATGTACTCCATTTCTTTGATCACGAAACGGAGAAGGAGAAATATATTATATGGGCTTTAACTGCTGGTATTTTGATTAAAGCTGCCTCGGTTGTGTACCAACGCCTCCCTGATTTTCACGAACGAAGGCCTAGATTTTGGAATAGAAGTCGCCAATGA
- the LOC132630955 gene encoding nudix hydrolase 11-like isoform X2 yields the protein MASNIFHRSENLLKLAERLRLYNPNNNNHPSFSSSNFFNIHSQNQSPTIQECNVNEVVKKEQELKPELGTDPINSSSSNSRRARAAVLVCLFEDQQGHLRVILTKRASTVSTYSGEVSLPGGKVEEGDANDTETALREAEEEIGLDRSLVDVVTVLESFTAKGIIVIPVVGILCDRNAFNPLINTAEVAAIFDAPLEMFLKDENRREQKVEYMGDQYVLHFFDHETEKEKYIIWALTAGILIKAASVVYQRLPDFHERRPRFWNRSRQ from the exons ATGGCAAGTAACATATTTCATAGATCAGAAAACCTTTTAAAATTAGCTGAAAGACTTCGTCTTTATAATCCTAATAATAATAACCACCCTTCATTTAGCTCCTCCAACTTTTTCAATATCCACAGTCAAAATCAAAGTCCAACAATTCAAGAATGTAATGTGAATGAGGTTGTTAAAAAAGAACAAGAATTGAAACCAGAACTTGGGACAGACCCTataaatagtagtagtagtaattcAAGAAGAGCCAGGGCTGCAGTTTTGGTATgtttatttgaggatcaacaaggCCATCTTCGTGTAATCCTCACTAAAAGAGCTTCTACAGTCTCTACATATTCTG GTGAAGTTTCTTTGCCTGGTGGGAAAGTAGAAGAAGGTGATGCCAATGACACGGAGACAGCATTGAGGGAGGCTGAGGAGGAGATCGGATTAGATCGTTCACTTGTAGATGTTGTCACTGTTCTTGAATCCTTTACTGCCAAG GGAATTATAGTGATTCCGGTAGTGGGTATACTTTGTGACCGGAATGCATTCAACCCGTTAATAAACACTGCAGAAGTGGCAGCAATATTTGATGCACCTTTAGAGATGTTTCTTAAG GATGAAAATCGAAGAGAACAAAAGGTTGAATATATGGGAGATCAATATGTACTCCATTTCTTTGATCACGAAACGGAGAAGGAGAAATATATTATATGGGCTTTAACTGCTGGTATTTTGATTAAAGCTGCCTCGGTTGTGTACCAACGCCTCCCTGATTTTCACGAACGAAGGCCTAGATTTTGGAATAGAAGTCGCCAATGA
- the LOC132630951 gene encoding uncharacterized protein LOC132630951 yields MDKSAFYVAGVPESFKEQLIQEMHFTTGAIPVTYVGVPLSSRKLTIQQCLPLVEKITARVSCWTSKLLSYSGRLQLIKSVLFEMNTYWGQVFLLPKKVIKMVNTICRVFLWTGSNVFSKKALVAWDTICQPQAAGGLNVIAFEQWNKAAICKLLWALTHRKETLWVQWIHGYYIKCQDLASMSTPKQACWIVRKIFEAKSWFPNTNAITHLNQFEVGGRFNIKKTYTAWFPQLPRPNWKNLLLSSGPLPRHHFILWLAVQNRLATVDRLAKWNIQVPMECVMCSSQAVETMQHLFFDCTYSKYIWHTILTWLGIQKQIGTWEEEVQWLSQRVKNKRPR; encoded by the coding sequence ATGGACAAGAGTGCATTTTATGTGGCTGGGGTACCAGAGTCCTTTAAAGAACAGCTGATACAAGAGATGCATTTCACTACAGGTGCAATCCCTGTCACATATGTAGGGGTACCGCTCTCCTCCAGGAAACTTACTATTCAACAGTGTCTTCCACTAGTAGAGAAGATAACAGCTAGAGTGAGTTGCTGGACTTCCAAATTGTTGTCTTATAGTGGAAGACTACAGTTGATCAAGAGCGTACTGTTTGAAATGAATACATACTGGGGGCAGGTCTTCCTGTTGCCTAAAAAGGTGATAAAAATGGTCAATACTATATGCAGAGTATTCCTGTGGACTGGAAGTAATGTGTTTTCAAAAAAGGCACTAGTGGCCTGGGATACTATCTGCCAACCACAAGCTGCAGGTGGGCTTAATGTCATTGCTTTTGAACAATGGAACAAGGCTGCAATTTGTAAGTTATTGTGGGCATTGACACATAGAAAGGAAACGCTTTGGGTTCAGTGGATTCACGGATACTATATCAAATGCCAGGACCTTGCAAGTATGAGTACTCCTAAACAGGCATGCTGGATAGTTCGGAAAATATTTGAGGCTAAATCATGGTTTCCTAACACCAATGCCATCACACATCTGAACCAATTTGAAGTCGGGGGAAGGTTCAATATCAAAAAGACTTACACTGCATGGTTCCCTCAACTACCAAGGCCTAATTGGAAGAATCTGTTACTATCATCAGGTCCACTACCAAGGCACCACTTCATACTGTGGCTGGCAGTACAAAATCGATTGGCTACAGTAGACAGACTTGCTAAATGGAACATACAGGTGCCTATGGAATGTGTGATGTGTTCTTCACAAGCTGTAGAAACTATGCAGCACTTGTTTTTCGATTGCACCTACTCAAAATATATATGGCACACAATCTTAACCTGGCTGGGTATTCAGAAACAGATAGGCACTTGGGAGGAGGAAGTACAATGGTTATCTCAGCGGGTCAAGAACAAGAGGCCAAGGTGA
- the LOC132630944 gene encoding magnesium-chelatase subunit ChlI, chloroplastic, producing the protein MVSLLGTTSSSTAILASTPFSSRSTKSAVFSFFPSSAQSQGRKFYGGIRLPIKGRSQFRVAISNVATEISPAQEQAQKLAEDSQRPVYPFPAIVGQDEMKLCLLLNVIDPKIGGVMIMGDRGTGKSTTVRSLVDLLPEIKVISGDPFNSDPDDQEVMSSEVRDKLRKGDQLPVSLTKINMVDLPLGATEDRVCGTIDIEKALTEGVKAFEPGLLAKANRGILYVDEVNLLDDHLVDVLLDSAASGWNTVEREGISISHPARFILIGSGNPEEGELRPQLLDRFGMHAQVGTVRDAELRVKIVEERARFDKNPKEFRETYKGEQEKLQSQISSARSGLSSVTIDHDLRVKISKVCAELNVDGLRGDIVTNRAARALAALKGRDKVTTEDIATVIPNCLRHRLRKDPLESIDSGLLVVEKFYEVFG; encoded by the exons ATGGTTTCACTACTTGGAACTACTTCCTCTTCAACAGCAATATTAGCTTCAACACCTTTCTCTTCTCGTTCCACTAAATCTGCTGTTTTCTCCTTTTTCCCATCTTCAG CGCAGAGTCAAGGGAGGAAGTTTTATGGAGGAATTAGACTCCCAATTAAAGGGAGGTCCCAATTCCGTGTGGCCATTTCCAACGTCGCAACAGAAATCAGCCCTGCTCAAGAACAG GCTCAGAAACTTGCTGAAGACAGCCAGAGACCCGTGTATCCATTTCCAGCCATAGTAGGGCAAGATGAGATGAAGTTATGTCTTTTGCTGAACGTAATAGATCCAAAGATCGGAGGCGTGATGATAATGGGTGATAGAGGAACCGGGAAATCCACCACGGTTAGGTCTTTGGTGGATTTACTTCCTGAAATCAAAGTTATTTCTGGTGATCCGTTCAATTCAGATCCTGATGACCAAGAAGTAATGAGCTCTGAAGTCCGTGATAAATTGAGGAAGGGAGACCAGCTTCCTGTATCTCTCACCAAAATCAACATGGTTGATTTACCGCTCGGTGCCACTGAGGACCGGGTGTGTGGGACCATCGACATTGAAAAAGCTCTTACCGAGGGTGTAAAGGCGTTCGAGCCCGGTCTTCTTGCTAAAGCTAACAGAGGAATACTTTACGTAGATGAGGTTAATCTTTTGGATGACCATTTGGTAGATGTTCTTTTGGACTCTGCGGCTTCCGGATGGAACACTGTTGAAAGAGAGGGAATATCAATTTCGCACCCTGCTCGATTTATCCTTATCGGTTCGGGTAATCCTGAAGAAGGAGAACTCAGGCCACAGCTTCTTGATCGATTCGGAATGCATGCCCAAGTGGGAACCGTTAGAGATGCAGAGCTGAGAGTAAAGATCGTCGAGGAAAGAGCTCGTTTTGACAAGAACCCTAAGGAATTCCGGGAAACGTACAAGGGAGAGCAAGAAAAGCTCCAGAGCCAAATCTCCTCAGCCAGGAGCGGGCTTTCTTCTGTTACAATTGATCATGATCTTCGTGTTAAAATCTCTAAGGTCTGTGCGGAACTGAACGTCGATGGATTGAGAGGTGATATAGTCACGAACAGGGCAGCTAGAGCATTGGCCGCACTAAAAGGAAGAGATAAGGTAACCACGGAGGATATCGCCACTGTCATTCCCAACTGCTTAAGACACAGACTTAGGAAGGATCCGTTGGAGTCTATCGACTCGGGTTTACTTGTTGTTGAGAAATTTTACGAGGTTTTCGGCTAA